Proteins encoded within one genomic window of Candidatus Syntrophocurvum alkaliphilum:
- a CDS encoding DNA-methyltransferase, whose product MDNKIFKGHKGKNQWTIYPYDCIKAMKQIPDESIDCIITSPPYLNKRSYGQVGREQGNKAMYKYAASGKPLEYEIGCNQNIDEYFNSINQVFKLCYVLLKPDKFFFFNIGNLRRNKETTDISHIFVQMAKDIGFKHRDTIIWVKNNPRPVPPNSEIYWLDNGWEYLLMFSKGTGTIDREKYDLTVKNNCKVCKTQQEFEKTKPNYFKTNIGYTEESIKHEHPAKFPLSLPRFVLQLCTKENDTILDPFAGVGTTLIAGLQLNRNVIGCELNYDYCEKAVDEIKKTIFIINKP is encoded by the coding sequence TTGGACAATAAAATTTTTAAAGGGCACAAAGGTAAAAACCAATGGACAATCTACCCGTATGATTGTATAAAAGCTATGAAGCAAATTCCTGATGAGTCTATAGACTGTATCATTACAAGTCCACCATATTTAAACAAAAGATCATATGGTCAAGTTGGTCGTGAACAAGGAAATAAAGCAATGTACAAATATGCTGCATCTGGAAAACCATTAGAATATGAAATTGGTTGTAATCAAAATATAGATGAATATTTCAATAGCATAAATCAAGTTTTCAAATTATGCTATGTATTATTAAAACCTGATAAATTCTTCTTTTTCAACATTGGTAATTTAAGAAGAAACAAAGAAACAACTGATATTAGCCATATATTTGTTCAAATGGCCAAGGATATTGGTTTTAAGCATAGAGATACTATAATATGGGTAAAAAATAACCCGCGACCTGTGCCGCCTAACTCCGAAATATATTGGCTTGACAATGGTTGGGAATATTTGCTAATGTTTTCAAAGGGAACTGGTACTATAGATAGAGAAAAATATGACTTAACAGTTAAGAACAACTGTAAAGTATGTAAAACTCAGCAAGAATTTGAAAAAACTAAGCCTAATTACTTCAAGACTAATATAGGTTATACTGAGGAAAGTATAAAGCATGAGCACCCTGCAAAATTCCCGCTAAGTTTACCAAGATTTGTTCTGCAACTATGTACTAAAGAAAATGACACAATACTAGATCCTTTCGCTGGAGTAGGAACTACTTTAATCGCTGGTTTACAATTAAATAGAAATGTTATAGGTTGTGAACTTAATTACGACTATTGTGAAAAAGCGGTAGATGAAATAAAAAAGACAATATTTATTATAAATAAACCATAA
- a CDS encoding Abi family protein: MGNSNNQILYDDFNEIVSVYDFDTNLKTILYPRIMFIETAIKNYTLNTLISMGPIDFDYVFTNFLNDYKQENTGNSRYREKMKNRLELRNKINQKISFSYSQQRAVISHFFHSNKPIPLWAIFEVINMGEFGFFLQCLNQNTRIAVAKDLGIHTSSHNQNGRIIEDIIFLIKELRNAVAHNSVVFDCRFKKTNPPSRLKEYLQSETGISNINFENIVDYFIIVIFLLKKLGINKTELKKIVRNIYIESEQLRNTIPISVHTSIMGSDFRNKVNGLNNYI, encoded by the coding sequence ATTGGGAATTCTAACAATCAAATTCTATATGACGATTTTAATGAAATTGTTAGTGTGTATGATTTTGATACTAACTTAAAAACTATTTTATATCCGAGAATTATGTTTATCGAAACGGCAATTAAAAATTACACATTAAATACCTTAATTAGTATGGGGCCAATTGACTTCGATTATGTTTTTACAAATTTTTTAAATGATTATAAACAGGAGAATACAGGTAATTCAAGATACAGGGAAAAAATGAAAAATAGATTAGAACTTAGAAATAAGATAAACCAAAAAATAAGTTTTAGTTATTCACAACAAAGAGCTGTAATTTCTCATTTCTTTCATAGTAATAAACCAATACCGCTTTGGGCGATTTTTGAAGTTATAAATATGGGGGAATTTGGATTTTTCTTGCAGTGTTTAAATCAAAACACTAGGATAGCCGTTGCTAAGGACTTAGGAATTCATACTAGTTCCCATAACCAAAATGGAAGAATTATAGAAGATATTATTTTTCTAATCAAAGAACTGCGTAATGCTGTAGCTCATAATTCAGTAGTTTTTGATTGCAGATTTAAGAAAACTAATCCTCCGTCAAGATTAAAAGAATATCTTCAAAGTGAAACTGGTATATCCAATATTAATTTTGAAAATATTGTAGATTATTTTATAATCGTAATCTTTCTTTTAAAGAAGCTCGGTATAAATAAAACAGAATTAAAAAAAATTGTGCGAAATATCTATATAGAATCAGAACAACTAAGAAATACTATTCCTATATCTGTTCATACCTCGATAATGGGTTCAGATTTTAGAAATAAAGTAAATGGCTTAAATAATTATATTTAA
- a CDS encoding M48 family metallopeptidase gives MQLSINYGTKTIYFDVIYRKRKTMAITVEAPDKVTAIVPVGMKEETIKKKVMTKADWIVKKLYEFKNVKHIPLKKEFVNGESFMYMGRNYSLQIELDDSLQVPEVKLFRGKFIISTPTKDEEALKNAMEKWYREKAKEKINERVEYYQYKIGKKPAKVTVKEQKKRWGSCSSKGNINLNWKLIMAPSPVIDYIVVHEMAHLVHLNHSKEFWNLVESILPDYKERRKWLRNNGVRMGL, from the coding sequence ATGCAGCTATCAATTAACTATGGGACAAAGACTATTTACTTTGATGTTATATATAGAAAACGCAAAACTATGGCTATTACTGTTGAAGCACCTGATAAAGTAACAGCTATAGTTCCAGTTGGAATGAAAGAAGAAACAATTAAAAAGAAGGTTATGACTAAAGCGGACTGGATAGTAAAAAAGCTATATGAGTTTAAAAATGTAAAACATATTCCCCTTAAAAAAGAGTTTGTAAATGGTGAATCATTTATGTACATGGGAAGAAACTATTCTTTACAAATAGAACTAGATGATAGTTTACAAGTGCCCGAAGTAAAGCTTTTTAGAGGAAAATTTATAATATCTACTCCCACGAAAGATGAAGAAGCATTAAAGAATGCAATGGAAAAATGGTACCGTGAAAAAGCCAAAGAAAAAATAAATGAACGAGTCGAGTATTATCAATATAAAATAGGCAAAAAACCCGCAAAAGTAACTGTGAAAGAACAAAAGAAACGGTGGGGCAGTTGTAGTTCAAAAGGTAATATTAATTTAAATTGGAAACTAATAATGGCACCATCCCCAGTTATAGATTACATAGTAGTCCACGAAATGGCCCACCTAGTACACCTAAATCATTCCAAAGAATTCTGGAATCTAGTAGAATCTATCCTTCCTGATTATAAAGAGAGAAGAAAGTGGCTAAGGAATAATGGGGTGAGGATGGGGTTGTGA